The Xanthomonas sp. CFBP 8443 genome has a window encoding:
- a CDS encoding methylthioribulose 1-phosphate dehydratase, giving the protein MNAQPYDTERLRTLAQLLIGNIRELSTAGWTPATSSNFSHRLDAAHAAITVSGRDKGRLVEADIMVVDFDGKAVGSEHRPSAETLLHTQLYRRFPEVGCVLHTHSPVQTIASRLYAGAGHVRLEGYELLKALHGNQTHETAVDLPVFANTQDMTVLAAQVDALLDRAPLWGYLIDGHGLYAWGRDMAEARRHLEAIEFLLHCELELRKLRATG; this is encoded by the coding sequence ATGAACGCACAGCCCTACGATACCGAACGCCTGCGCACGCTGGCCCAGCTGCTGATCGGCAACATCCGCGAACTGTCGACGGCCGGCTGGACCCCGGCCACCAGCAGCAATTTCTCGCACCGGCTCGACGCGGCGCATGCCGCGATCACCGTGTCCGGCCGCGACAAGGGCCGGCTGGTCGAAGCCGACATCATGGTGGTGGACTTCGACGGCAAGGCCGTCGGCAGCGAGCACCGGCCCTCGGCCGAGACCCTGCTGCACACCCAGCTGTACCGCCGCTTCCCGGAGGTCGGCTGCGTGCTGCACACGCACTCGCCGGTGCAGACCATCGCCTCGCGGCTGTACGCCGGCGCCGGCCATGTGCGCCTGGAAGGCTACGAGTTGCTGAAGGCGCTGCACGGCAACCAGACCCACGAGACCGCGGTGGACCTGCCGGTGTTCGCCAACACCCAGGACATGACCGTGCTGGCCGCGCAGGTGGACGCGTTGCTGGACCGTGCCCCGCTGTGGGGCTACCTGATCGACGGCCACGGCCTGTACGCCTGGGGCCGCGACATGGCCGAGGCGCGCCGCCACCTGGAAGCCATCGAGTTCCTGCTGCATTGCGAACTGGAACTGCGCAAGCTGCGCGCAACCGGCTGA
- a CDS encoding amino acid permease, which produces MFKQLWATKHPHAAHEDAGGLGLQRALGPWGLTALGIGAVIGGGIFVITGQAAANHAGPAIMLSFVLAALCCAFCALAYAEFAAMVPVSGSAYTYTYATFGELAAWFIGWMLVLEYGVSASAVAVSWTGYFLSLLDHFGIHLPAALVNAPLDGKLQRTGAIANLPAAGIVLLLTWLCYVGIRKSSAMNMAMVVLKTGLILLVIAVGWKYVDTANWHPFIPANEGPGKYGMEGVLRGAAMVFFAYIGFEAVSVAAQESHRPQRDLPIGMILSLVICTVLYIAMAAVMTGLVPYTLLGTDEPVVTAVGAHPQLAWLRVVVEIGALIGLSSVVLVMIIGQPRIFMIIARDGLLPPVFTKIHPKYRTPHVNTVITGIGIALLAALFPLDVLGELTSMGTLIAFAAVCAGVLILRRTQPDLPRPFRIPFVWPICIAGVLSCMALLSAMTAHNWLLMGGWTVLGLLIYFGYGFRHSRLRATQPR; this is translated from the coding sequence ATGTTCAAACAACTCTGGGCCACCAAACACCCCCACGCCGCCCACGAGGATGCCGGCGGCCTGGGCCTGCAGCGCGCGCTCGGCCCCTGGGGCCTGACCGCGCTGGGCATCGGCGCGGTGATCGGCGGCGGCATCTTCGTCATCACCGGGCAGGCCGCGGCCAACCACGCCGGCCCGGCGATCATGCTCTCGTTCGTGCTGGCCGCGCTGTGCTGCGCGTTCTGCGCGCTGGCCTATGCCGAATTCGCGGCGATGGTGCCGGTCTCCGGCAGCGCCTACACCTACACCTACGCCACCTTCGGCGAACTGGCAGCCTGGTTCATCGGCTGGATGCTGGTACTGGAATACGGCGTGTCGGCCTCGGCGGTGGCGGTGAGCTGGACCGGCTATTTCCTGAGCCTGCTCGACCATTTCGGCATCCACCTGCCCGCGGCGCTGGTCAACGCGCCACTGGACGGCAAACTGCAACGCACCGGCGCCATCGCCAACCTGCCCGCGGCCGGCATCGTGCTGCTGCTGACCTGGCTGTGCTATGTCGGCATCCGCAAGTCGTCGGCGATGAACATGGCGATGGTGGTGCTGAAGACCGGGCTGATCCTGCTGGTGATCGCGGTCGGCTGGAAGTACGTGGACACCGCCAACTGGCACCCGTTCATCCCGGCCAACGAAGGCCCGGGCAAGTACGGCATGGAAGGCGTGCTGCGCGGCGCGGCGATGGTGTTCTTCGCCTACATCGGCTTCGAGGCGGTGTCGGTGGCGGCGCAGGAATCGCACCGGCCGCAGCGCGACCTGCCGATCGGCATGATCCTGTCGCTGGTGATCTGCACCGTGCTGTACATCGCCATGGCCGCGGTGATGACCGGGCTGGTGCCCTACACCCTGCTGGGCACCGACGAGCCGGTGGTGACCGCGGTGGGCGCGCACCCGCAGCTGGCCTGGCTGCGGGTGGTGGTGGAGATCGGCGCGCTGATCGGCCTGTCCTCGGTGGTGCTGGTGATGATCATCGGCCAGCCGCGGATCTTCATGATCATCGCCCGCGACGGGCTGCTGCCGCCGGTGTTCACCAAGATCCACCCCAAATACCGCACCCCGCACGTCAATACGGTGATCACCGGTATCGGCATCGCGCTGCTGGCGGCGCTGTTCCCGCTGGACGTGCTCGGCGAGCTGACCTCGATGGGCACGCTGATCGCCTTCGCCGCGGTCTGCGCCGGGGTGCTGATCCTGCGCCGCACCCAGCCGGACCTGCCGCGCCCGTTCCGCATCCCGTTCGTCTGGCCGATCTGCATCGCCGGCGTACTCAGCTGCATGGCGCTGCTGTCGGCGATGACCGCGCACAACTGGCTGCTGATGGGCGGCTGGACCGTGCTCGGCCTGCTCATCTATTTCGGCTACGGCTTCCGCCACAGCCGTCTGCGTGCCACACAGCCTCGCTAG
- a CDS encoding NUDIX hydrolase, translating into MPDLSLRRQLQAYAARWPQEAEVAAQFLALLDDAHDPFVRARLDGHFTGSAWLVSADGARTLLTHHRKLQRWLQLGGHADGDRDLALVALKEAEEESGLPGLALEDGELFDLDRHWIPERKEVPGHWHFDARYVVRAGADETFAVSAESLALAWRSIAELLAEPDLDPSLRRMAGKWVARSDR; encoded by the coding sequence ATGCCGGACCTCTCCCTGCGCCGCCAGTTGCAGGCCTATGCCGCCCGTTGGCCGCAGGAGGCCGAGGTTGCGGCGCAATTCCTGGCGCTGCTGGACGACGCGCACGACCCCTTCGTGCGTGCGCGCCTGGACGGCCACTTCACCGGTTCGGCCTGGCTGGTCAGCGCCGACGGCGCGCGCACCCTGCTGACCCACCACCGCAAGCTGCAGCGCTGGCTGCAGCTGGGCGGGCACGCCGACGGCGACCGCGACCTGGCGCTTGTGGCGCTGAAGGAGGCCGAGGAGGAGTCGGGGCTGCCCGGGCTGGCCTTGGAGGACGGCGAACTGTTCGACCTGGACCGGCATTGGATCCCTGAGCGCAAGGAGGTGCCCGGGCACTGGCACTTCGACGCGCGCTACGTGGTCCGCGCCGGCGCCGACGAGACGTTCGCGGTCAGCGCCGAATCGCTGGCCCTGGCCTGGCGTTCGATCGCCGAGCTGCTGGCCGAGCCGGACCTGGATCCGTCGTTGCGGCGGATGGCCGGCAAGTGGGTGGCGCGCAGCGACCGCTGA
- a CDS encoding amino acid permease, which yields MLKSLLRVKPIEPAGHVDAGEPFEGSLEGEATLKRTLTAKHLIMLGIGAVIGAGIFVLTGQAAANHAGPAVMLSFVFAGIACAFAGLCYAEFAAMMPVSGSAYSYSYTTLGEGVAWFIGWCLVLEYLFAGSSVAVGWSAYLISFLTGTLGLPFPAELAGAPLAWNGDTFVASGSIVNLPAVLIVVAVSALCYVGVTQSAFANAIVVAIKVLVICLFVGFGVSHVDPANWHPFIPENTGPGEFGWSGIFRAASIVFFSYIGFDAVSTSAGETKDPQRNMPIGILVSLAVCTVIYIIVCAVLTGLLPYTQLGTAKPVATALEHYPSLAWLKTAVEIGAIAGLSSVVLVMLMAQPRIFYTMARDGLLPKLFGKVHRKFHTPYVGTIFVGVVAALLAGLIPLDVLGELVSMGTLLAFATVCIGVMVLRFTKPDLPRPFRVPLAMVICPLGALACLFLFFQAFQEHWKVFVGWTVIGLFIYFGYGIRHSRLATKA from the coding sequence ATGCTGAAGTCTCTGTTGAGGGTCAAGCCGATCGAACCGGCCGGGCACGTCGATGCCGGCGAACCGTTCGAAGGCAGCCTGGAAGGCGAAGCCACGCTGAAACGGACCCTCACCGCCAAGCACCTGATCATGCTCGGCATCGGCGCGGTGATCGGCGCGGGCATCTTCGTGCTGACCGGCCAGGCCGCGGCCAACCACGCCGGCCCGGCGGTGATGCTGTCGTTCGTGTTCGCCGGCATCGCCTGCGCCTTCGCCGGCCTGTGCTACGCCGAGTTCGCGGCGATGATGCCGGTCTCCGGCAGCGCCTACTCCTACTCCTACACCACCCTGGGCGAAGGCGTGGCCTGGTTCATCGGTTGGTGCCTGGTGCTGGAATACCTGTTCGCCGGCTCCAGCGTCGCGGTCGGCTGGTCGGCCTACCTGATCAGTTTCCTGACCGGCACCCTGGGGCTGCCGTTCCCGGCGGAACTGGCCGGCGCGCCGCTGGCCTGGAACGGCGACACCTTCGTCGCCTCCGGCAGCATCGTCAACCTGCCGGCGGTGCTGATCGTGGTCGCGGTCAGCGCGCTGTGCTACGTCGGCGTCACCCAGTCGGCGTTCGCCAACGCCATCGTGGTGGCGATCAAGGTCCTGGTGATCTGCCTGTTCGTCGGCTTCGGCGTATCCCACGTCGATCCGGCCAACTGGCACCCGTTCATCCCCGAGAACACCGGGCCGGGCGAGTTCGGCTGGAGCGGCATCTTCCGCGCCGCCTCGATCGTGTTCTTTTCCTACATCGGCTTCGATGCGGTCTCCACCTCCGCCGGCGAAACCAAGGACCCGCAGCGCAACATGCCGATCGGCATCCTGGTGTCGCTGGCGGTGTGCACGGTCATCTACATCATCGTCTGCGCGGTGCTGACCGGCCTGCTGCCCTACACCCAGCTCGGCACCGCCAAGCCGGTCGCCACCGCGCTGGAACACTATCCGAGCCTGGCCTGGCTGAAGACCGCGGTGGAGATCGGCGCCATCGCCGGCCTGTCCTCGGTGGTGCTGGTGATGCTGATGGCGCAGCCGCGCATCTTCTACACCATGGCCCGCGACGGCCTGCTGCCGAAGCTGTTCGGCAAGGTCCACCGCAAGTTCCACACGCCCTACGTCGGCACCATCTTCGTCGGCGTGGTCGCCGCGCTGCTGGCCGGGCTGATCCCGCTGGACGTGCTTGGCGAACTGGTGTCGATGGGCACCCTGCTCGCCTTCGCCACGGTCTGCATCGGGGTGATGGTGCTGCGCTTCACCAAGCCCGACCTGCCGCGCCCGTTCCGGGTGCCGCTGGCGATGGTGATCTGTCCGCTCGGCGCGCTGGCCTGCCTGTTCCTGTTCTTCCAGGCGTTCCAGGAGCACTGGAAGGTGTTCGTCGGCTGGACCGTGATCGGCCTGTTCATCTATTTCGGCTACGGCATCCGCCACAGCCGCCTGGCCACCAAAGCCTGA